In Salvelinus namaycush isolate Seneca chromosome 17, SaNama_1.0, whole genome shotgun sequence, one genomic interval encodes:
- the LOC120062238 gene encoding cyclin-A2-like, translated as MSGSTQGRSVDVPLPEYQNQENMLSGLRGTIKNRVDNQENIVPKAPQRTVLGALQNNKRSKPQTLRGTKQVLSCENEVPKSYAEKLGSKQPAFQIHVDEPDGACSKKQVSLKAKPSTEIPPLTLNPTVTLLRQPLSSLDIPATCVSNMNVSFDDSPMDMSVIEGDEKPVNVATEYASEIHTYLREMEVKSRPKAGYMKKQPDITNSMRAILVDWLVEVGEEYKLQNETLYLAVNYIDRFLSSMSVLRGKLQLVGTAAMLLASKFEEIYPPEVAEFVYITDDTYTKKQVLRMEHLVLKVLSFDLASPTINQFLTQYFLTQPVSSKVESLSMFLGELSLVDSDPFLKYFPSQTSAAALVLANHTVTGGSWSKSLAEVTGYSLEDLMPCIEDLYQMYLNTATHAQQSVREKYKGAKYQEVSLIEPPEKLSLN; from the exons ATGTCAGGATCAACCCAAGGACGCTCAGTTGATGTTCCACTGCCAGAATACCAAAACCAAGAAAATATGCTGTCCGGACTGAGGGGTACAATCAAAAACCGTGTGGACAACCAGGAGAACATTGTCCCAAAAGCGCCACAGAGAACTGTCCTGGGAGCCTTGCAAAACAACAAACGCAGCAAACCTCAAACTCTGCGCGGCACAAAACAG GTGCTATCCTGTGAAAATGAAGTACCTAAAAGTTATGCAGAGAAGCTGGGCAGCAAGCAGCCAGCTTTCCAGATTCATGTGGATGAGCCTGATGGTGCCTGCTCCAAGAAACAGGTGTCCCTCAAGGCCAAGCCCTCCACAGAGATTCCACCCCTGACACTGAACCCAACAGTTACCCTTCTCaggcagcctctctcctctcttgatATACCAGCAACATGTGTATCTAACATGAATGTTAGTTTTGACG ATTCTCCCATGGATATGTCGGTTATTGAAGGCGACGAGAAGCCAGTGAATGTGGCAACGGAGTATGCTTCAGAAATACACACGTATCTTAGAGAAATGGAG GTTAAGTCCAGACCAAAAGCAGGCTACATGAAAAAGCAGCCAGACATCACCAACAGCATGCGGGCCATCCTCGTTGACTGGCTGGTGGAGGTTGGAGAGGAGTACAAACTCCAGAACGAGACGCTATACCTTGCCGTGAACTACATCGACCGTTTCCTGTCTTCCATGTCAGTCCTGCGGGGGAAGCTGCAGTTGGTCGGGACCGCTGCAATGCTGTTGGCTTC GAAATTTGAAGAGATCTATCCCCCGGAGGTTGCAGAGTTTGTTTACATCACGGATGACACATACACGAAGAAGCAAGTGTTGCGAATGGAGCATCTGGTGTTGAAAGTGCTCTCCTTTGATCTTGCCTCTCCCACCATCAACCAGTTTCTTACACAGTACTTTCTCACCCAGCCAGTCAGCAGCAAGGTGGAGAGCTTGTCAATG TTCCTAGGGGAGCTCAGCCTAGTTGACTCGGACCCATTCCTGAAATACTTCCCTTCTCAGACTTCTGCTGCCGCCTTAGTTTTGGCAAACCACACAGTAACAGGAGGCTCATGG TCAAAGTCTCTGGCAGAGGTGACTGGCTACTCTTTAGAAGACCTGATGCCTTGCATAGAGGATCTGTACCAAATGTATCTCAACACTGCTACGCATGCACAGCAGTCAGTGCGGGAGAAGTACAAGGGTGCAAA GTACCAAGAGGTCTCTCTCATCGAGCCCCCAGAGAAGTTGTCATTGAATTGA